From Lutra lutra chromosome 14, mLutLut1.2, whole genome shotgun sequence, a single genomic window includes:
- the LOC125084420 gene encoding LOW QUALITY PROTEIN: uncharacterized protein LOC125084420 (The sequence of the model RefSeq protein was modified relative to this genomic sequence to represent the inferred CDS: substituted 1 base at 1 genomic stop codon) produces the protein MMKMMVMMKVMEMLLLLLMGTWQLTHMPNKVSPQDSWGEFGGVRVLTRALVKSGYSPAPAPASTGAPFPGKGRIGATFLSVHPARGHLDGSAWVQGPLDSVSGAQAGGGRPGEGQLHRRCADATQGICLKHKSTAMKPTGVLAVRDWLTSEQTWRSGQGVCTCPPALGEHGCKLCGCFGDDLSPHRETEXGGLCPHSIPASALPHPSPCWAALVQPSPVCSLGKQRLQGKMPQALLVPRLQLLHGRIQFSLSGRVVTAGASREGAQHRVAGIRPGTSTQAPESPARGQPPSTYFLSSPANVCAGKSSRIRTPPHTLGGGRMVLGFRSGDQSTEQFETQHSSRSLPLRTPGQLDT, from the exons atgatgaagatgatggtaatgatgaagGTGAtggagatgctgctgctgctgctgatgggGACATGGCAGCTCACACACATGCCCAACAAGGTGTCACCGCAGGATTCTTGGGGAGAGTTTGGTGGTGTTCGGGTGCTCACAAGGGCCCTAGTAAAATCAGGGTACAG CCCTGCACCAGCACCAGCCAGCACCGGCGCGCCGTTCCCAGGGAAGGGCAGGATCGGTGCCACATTCCTGTCCGTCCACCCAGCACGAGGCCACCTTGACGGCTCCGCATGGGTGCAGGGCCCCCTGGACTCAG TCAGCGGAGCGCAGGCGGGCGGCGGCCGTCCCGGAGAGGGGCAGCTCCACCGGCGGTGTGCGGACGCCACCCAGGGAATCTGTCTGAAACACAAAAGCACAGCCATGAAGCCCACCGGCGTCCTCGCCGTCCGGGACTG GCTCACGTCTGAGCAGACGTGGCGCTCCGGGCAGGGTGTGTGCACATGTCCGCCAGCGCTGGGAGAACACGGCTGCAAGCTTTGTGGTTGCTTTGGAGATGACCTGTCCCCTCACAGGGAGACCGAGTGAGGAGGACTCTGTCCTCACTCCATCCCGGCTTCCGCACTGCCCCATCCCTCCCCGTGCTGGGCTGCGCTGGTGCAGCCGTCTCCCGTCTGCAGCCTCGGGAAGCAGCGTCTGCAAGGGAAGATGCCCCAGGCCTTGCTTGTTCCGAGGCTGCAGCTGCTGCACGGACGGATACAGTTCTCACTCTCCGGAAGGGTAGTGACTGCAG GGGCTTCCCGAGAgggtgcccagcacagagtggcCGGCATCCGTCCTGGGACCTCCACCCAGGCCCCCGAGAGCCCAGCCAGAGGCCAGCCTCCTTCCACGTACTTCCTGTCCTCCCCGGCAAACGTCTGTGCaggtaaat CTTCACGCATCCGGACTCCCCCGCACACCCTAGGAGGGGGTCGCATGGTCCTGGGGTTCCGAAGTGGAGACCAAAGCACGGAGCAGTTCGAAACCCAGCACTCCAGCCGGAGCCTTCCTCTCAGGACGCCTGGGCAGCTGGACACCTGA
- the LOC125084336 gene encoding uncharacterized protein LOC125084336 has protein sequence MGTPPRPPELEEQRLLGCRFGNNRYQILSKYVTGGLAQLRATPAPALHRLLAACRLNPPGKTALLRARPHVLLSRKTEAAPGPVDSGRSVLPDWRGSPGRSRPILARHCEEDTFLECPAWAQLPPPQARPGPPTHPPCTRKARARPPRKEATLPGKQEQHSVAVSLKVAHPPSSPSWRWTAVCTVHSPCGAGPWSSEQRAKPTYRVGAGPRAAPGLFRPAPPVASGVPGEVSPA, from the exons ATGGGGacgcctccccgccccccagagcTGGAGGAACAG AGACTCCTGGGATGCCGGTTTGGAAATAACAGATACCAAATCCTTTCTAAATATGTCACTGGAGGCCTGGCCCAGCTGCGGGCAACCCCAGCGCCCGCCCTTCACCGACTCCTGGCCGCCTGCCGCCTTAATCCGCCGGGAAAAACGGCGCTGCTGAGAGCTCGGCCGCATGTGCTCCTCTCCAGGAAGACCGAGGCCGCTCCAGGCCCAGTGGATTCAGGACGCAGCGTCCTCCCGGACTGGAGAGGCAGCCCCGGAAGGTCCCGCCCTATCCTGGCTCGACACTGCGAGGAAGACACTTTCCTTGAGTGTCCTGCTTGGGCTCAgctacccccaccccaagccagacctgggccacccacccacccaccctgcacCAGGAAGGCGAGGGCCAGGCCCCCCAGGAAAGAGGCCACCCTCCCGGGCAAGCAGGAGCAGCACTCGGTTGCGGTCAGCCTCAAGGTCGCACAtccccccagcagcccttccTGGAGGTGGACGGCAGTCTGCACTGTGCACTCCCCATGCGGGGCCGGTCCCTGGTCCTCCGAGCAGCGTGCAAAGCCCACCtacagggtgggggcagggccccgGGCAGCGCCAGGCCTCTTCCGACCAGCCCCTCCTGTTGCATCGGGCGTGCCCGGAGAGGTCAGCCCTGCCTGA